ACTTATAAGCAATGTTAGTGCCCTCATTAtcaagtgaataaatactgtcaCCACATAATGTACACAGATTATTTCTTCTTTTCCATCTAGCCCAGGCTACCATGATTCTTCCAGCTATGCCACAGATTGCCCCCAACACTACCTCCAATGTTCCATATGACAAAAGAGTGGGAATTTTTTCATTACATTGCAACTCAGTATGTGGTTCATGTATCCATTTTTCATATCTGCAAATAAGAATTGAAAAAGgcccaaattatttttttactgcatttcttGGCAGcagctccattaaccctttccaatccactgtctgacgtctaaagacattatgatttaaggctgtacagctcagatgttggaagacatccttcggggttctcttactgtatattgccagcctctctgctgtcggagcctatccaacgtgtcacctcatgcagtactggctttagccatcagatagcgccattgtataatggcagaaaaagagtaagccccctaggaaaaccaggatacaaattggattggaaagagttaaatacAGGCAGCACATGGACGGCGTCTGTGAGCAGTCCATTTTTTTGTGTCCTCGTTGTCTTGAGTGTGTGAATTTTATCCATAAATCGGATCAGAATAGTGCATACCGTTTTATATTTCATGCGATCATGCATCGGTGTGAAAAAACAGATGTGGGAATTGGCACATGAACTACTATGGGTCCATGTGCTATCAGAGCCTGGTTAGTAGTGGACTTGGATAGCACATAGTCTGAAAGTACACTTGTGTGAATTAGCCATAAGGGTGTGAATACAAAGAGAAGTAGTGATCATGTGCCCCTAGTACTGAAGCCTAGAGATCTAACGTGTGGGTCCTAGCTGGAGACACCCATTAATGTCATTTCCTTAGCTGTGTAAATAACATGTCAATCACTATTGAAATTTAAACTGAAAAAGAAGAATATAATTGGGAAAGCACAAGCAAATGTGTGTGACTGCTGTATAATTTACAGAAGGGAGTACAGTGCACATCCCATTCATAAACCATGTATACTACATTCAGGAACATGAAGCAAACATGACGCTGTCAGATATACTGTAactaaaaatatttttgtttgtaatttttttccctcaaGGCAACAGTGCAACAAACTCCTCTGCCGACAACTTTGAGAACACTGTGTCTTTTCTGCCGCCAATTGTGCTGAACTTTGAACTTCCTCCAGGTTACCCGTCCACCACACCTCCGAACTTTACACTGAGCTGCAAGTGGCTTACACCAACACAGGTTACTGTTCATTTAATATACTGACAAGATTATTTATATGTTTATTTCTATTTATGGGTGAGTTTATTCATTCTTACATTGTGCCTCCCAATTCCCTCTCAGAACATTCACCTAATGTATGTAGTAGTTGACCTGTATTAAAGCAATTCACAGCTAAACAATTTCCAAAATCTGGCCAATTAATACATAACTTATATTAATTTAATTAAAATCTTGACATGGTAGAAAGGCACCAACGTAGACAATAGCCAACATTAAACAAACAAGCCTATAGCATAATAGGAAGGATCGGTCAGATATAAGTACAGGTAGAAATGATAGAAAAGGGATAGAGCAAGTTGCATCTTTCCCAAATATGGTCAGAAACCTCCAGTTTGGAATGATACTCCGATTGTTTGCTTCCCACTAGGATGAGTTCCTTTCCTAGGAATAGGAGAAGGGAGAAGGCAGTTACAGCTCAGAAACTCTCCATATAAAACACTTGGACTCACAGACTGCCCTCACATTGATATGCATttgcaaaataggacatgcaatgagctTTTTCACAATAATCattgtctgtgtaaaaaaaatgtttttttgttaacCGCTGAAacgtatcatatccacaagattacttggtttctcatattttgctctactggctaacacggtatcaAACTTTTTACATTATATCAAGACATGGTTCACACTATCAATCTTACTTGGGAACAGATATGTCAGTAACCAGGCATTacatgcctttatttaatgggcaaagcagctGTAAAACCCATATTTCCAATCTCACCTCCTTGATagaaacaccttttgccattACCATTTGGACGAATCATTACcacaaaggttcacttacttttgcacattcgtgtgctcaataaaagacatgaacagtactgaattggataacaatcagaccacattttttaTCAatgaatgcagaaatccaggcaaTTCAAAAGGTTGTTTTTTCTTTCAACTGTATTTGCACTAATTCTGCTTATTTTTGTTATTTGAAATGTGCTATTATTCTTTCAGCTCAGTCTGTTATGCCAGCGTTTAGATGATCTTTGGGAGGAGAACAGCGGATGTGTTGTCATATTTCCATGGATTCAGTTTCTTAAGGAGGAGACACTTGATTACTTGAATATTAAATCTCCATATGAAATTGACGTGTCTAGCAATGGTTTACAGAGCTGGATGCAAACCACTGAAAAGACCTGCGAAGATGGGGTCTTGTTGGAAAAGGCACCATATGACAAACGGGCCATACAGGACGTGCAGTCAGTTCCTGCTCTGGTCAGATGCATCTTGGACTTCAATGAAGCCCAACAGAAGAAGGTTTTTGATAACAAACCATTCTTGTGCAATATCTGTTTTATGGAGAAGCTAGGAAGCGAGTGCACACACTTTAAGGCTTGCGAGCATGTGTACTGTAACTACTGTCTCAAAGACTACTTTGTAGTCCAGATTAAGGACGGACAAGTCCATGCACTAAACTGCCCTGAACCAAAGTGCCCATCTGTTGCAATACCTGCTCAGGTAAGTAATAGCTCAGCATAGATTTTTCTTACAGGTAAGTAAAAGCTCAGCATAGCTTTTGAATAAGCGGTCTGCATTTTTAACTTGGTATAACTAAATAATTTCCATTCACAATCATCTAGAGGGCCTATTTACACACACTGATTGTAGACTATAGCAGCTGAATCGTTAAATGGTTGTTCATCAGATTCTTAATCAGATCTGACCATCTACACTCAGATGTTCTGCTAGGATGGGAACATTGATGGTAATTTCTCagtggcgtagctaaaggctcaggtgcCTGGAGGAAGAGTTAAGCTTTGGCCCCACACAACTACTTTTGATGGCTCCTAGCCTTGGCCCACCAGGAACTTTTCACTATTACTGGATCTCTTAAGTGACCCATCAATGCAGCACTAGCAGCCAGTGGTGTTGCTAGTGTCTTAAAAGATCAGTCACATATCCCAAGACATAAGTTATACCCcttcaaaaaaaatgtatacatcagAAACAGCATATCTATACGACAACTCTTACAACATGGCAGGTACAGATACAACAACTCTGCTCTATGTATGGCAGTATACCTCTAAAATGCAGTCACCAAATAATAGTGAGATACAGTTCTACATAGTGAAAATTGACTACAGTGCAGTTTCGTTCAGTGACATCTTCTCAGATTTGTTCTTCTTTTTTCTATCTGGGCCAGATTGCCATAGATACATCTTCCAGCCACTTCTTGTCTCTGCAcactccccatcctgctgctatctCCAGTGCCCAACCACAGTAATAATGACTTCCTTTTACACCCCGCAACTAGtgtcccccacacagtaataccgtgtttccccgaaaataaggcaccccctgaaagtaagacatagtaagaaatttgcagaagtcccaaatataaggcaccccccgatagtaaggcatactaaagtgtgcaggcaagtcaagaggtcTGTCCCCTGCcgccatccctgttgtctcctacctccagatgtataggtagatctgcagacagtctgctgttatcctgtccctgctgtgctgtacgagtgtgctgttgtgagctccccttgctggctggaaaagtccatactgtacgttctgttcctgctgtaaacgtctgctgtgatgagctccccctggtggccggaagctgcaataccatccctgcttacaagtggtacaggaacttctgtttgcagacaggtacgttactttacagcccttattttttatggctctgtgtgtgagtcaggcaacctgtgtgtgattcttaagactgggttctcacagagcatatttccagtggaaatctcgcagtttggccacagtgataaacagcgagatttccgccgggaaagcgctgcttcaaaacccacggcactcagccgcttgttttgaagtgacctggccgcatgcttttccatttctgtggccacggaaaataagacaccctctgaaaataagacgtagcgcatatttgggagcaaaaattaatataagacgcgtcttattttcggggaaacagggtagttcccACATAGTGCCCAGCACCAATAATACCTACTTTATGCCTTACAGTAATTGTATCCTCCTATGTGCCCACAGTGTAATACTAACCTGTCTGTGCCCCCACAACATAATTATACCCCACTTTGCCCCCAAAGTAATACTGCCTCCAGAATAAAAGTGCCTCTTATTCACTCCCACAAGGTAATAGTGCTCCCACAAAGTACTAGTGCTCCCTATATGCCCATGAAAGTAATTGTACTCCATCTGTTCCATCAGTGTAAGAGTGCTCCTAAAAGCAATTCTGCTATCTTTGTGCCCCTTAATGTaattgtgccagtcactgctcaCTGTAATTGTGCCAGGGCTGCCGTCGCTAAGCCCCTGACAGACTGCATTGCAAGAAAAGCTTTACTACTTAGGCTGCTGATAAACTGTGCATACATTTTTTGTTGCATGCAAAATTAAAAGTATGAGgcccaagtcttttttttttagcattgctTAACAGATGTCCATACTTGTGCACTCTGCTGTTTTTGTTCTTTTCTgcacactcatgtgaatgggcGTCTGTCATCCGAGAAATCAGACCACAGACCGTTCGAATAAAACACGTCTAAGTAGCCCTCTTGACTGTAATGGGTCAGTTGTATGTATAGTACATGGAGGAGAATTATGCTAGAGGTCTTCTGTATTTTTGTGAATTGTTCCTACAGGGGGTCCGTTATTCTACTCTTGTATCACTAAACAGATTGCTAATAAAAATATTGTTGAACAGATAATAGTAAATGTTAGTCCTGACTGACGGCTCCTGACCTGGATTCCATGTTTCAGTACAGATAGTAAATTGGTCATACCTATGTTTACTTGCAGGTAAAGGATCTGGTTGGGGAGCAGCTTTTCAGCCGCTACGATCGTCTCCTCTTGCAGTCAAGCTTGGATTTAATGGCCGATATTGTTTACTGCCCACGACTAACCTGTCAGACGCCAGTCATGCAGGAGCCAGGGGGTACAATGGGCATTTGCTCGGTTTGCCAATATGCGTTTTGTATCCTATGTAAAATGACCTTCCACGGAATCTCCCCTTGTAAAGAACCTGAAGGTATGTTCACTAGCTTTTATCTCTGCACTAACCAGCGCAAAGCGACAGCTGGTTGTGTGCATGACTTACTGGGGAAGAAATAAGCTGGACGAGGCAGTGTGATGCTTTGGGCAATGTTCTACTGAGAAACTTTGAGTTCTGATCtgcatgtggatgttactttgacatgtaaCACCTTTGTATATGTTGTTGTAGACCTGAGTACCTTTCTTCATAGTAACAGTATTCCATAATGGCCATGCTGCCCTCttttagcaggataatgcatTTTCACACACACAGTAGAAATTGCTCAGGAATgatttgaggaacatgacaaagagttccAGTTGTTGACTTTGCCTCCAAATCTCAATCTGAATGAACACTTGTGGGATGTGCaagataaacaaatctttcacaaGGAGGCTCCACCTGGCAGGTTATAGGActtagggctccctcacacttgcgtttttttaacgctgcgttttttaacgcaattgtcattggaactttcaaatgttaaaaacagATCGCAAAAAAATGCTATgcatttataacattagaaagtcccattgacaatcgcgttaaaaaatgcactgttaaaaaacacaagtgtgagggagcccttaaaGGGAAATCATATCCCTTATTGATCCCTATCTGTATACAGCACAATGTCTGTCACTTATACCAATCTATTCAGCGATTTTGTAAAACGAAGGACTGATTCACATGAAGTTCACAGTGAGCTGCAGAGCAGGGACCAAATGACTCattaatatttatttattcaatgctcccccaccccctgtacagcgcaggattaaagcctctgctgctgcaatcaagcaggagcaggtcaggtcttcaggctgtcagacacagccgagaacccagaggagaagggagaagcattttttaaccacttctgccttcttctttccatGCTATATAGCgatcaatgagcgctatgtggtAAGAAGTGAAAATGGaattattacttccactatgcaacccAGTAATCATGTGACTAGTGGgtgccccctgtcacagcagagcttcagGGTCCTAGCAGGCCCAGAATAGATCTTCCAGtgtctattgtcactacagggggatgtctccactgtaactggggcttctatggatgcccgaGCTACGGTGGGAaagtatgtaataaaaaaaagaaatacaatgtgaatggcCCCCAGAGGTTTTATTTGACGTCACGGGTgacagatgttaaaaaaaatagtgacaaaaataagtaaataaaagttagagaataaaataaaaaaatatatataaaagaaaattaaCCACtgctgatgccaaccaaaaccgtcgccataaacgccctgtaatctaaaactatacaaattatatatcaaaacatccgaaataaAATGAGGAACTCATTCCCATACATTATTTTAGCGCAATGATACcagttttaaaaataaacaactataaatgtttttaaaaaatcattttttagctttttacccctcaaaaaactaaaaaaaacacctaaaaaagtcagtgaagaaagatgtaaaaaatagccctatatgtcacagaaaacaaggcagcaaaaataattttggcagctgaagaaaaaaatacagcagtaaaatcaccacatgggtaaaatctagagatgagcgaacaccaaaatgttcgggtgttcgttattcgtaacgaacttcccgtgatgctcgagggttcgtttcgaacaacgaaccccattgaagtcaatgggcgaccagaacatttttgtattttgccgatgctcgctaaggttttcatgtgtgaaaatctgggcaattcaggaaagtgatgggaatgacacagtgacggatagggcaggcgaggggctacatgttgggctgcatcctaagttcacaggtcccactattaagccacaatagcggcaagagtgggccccccccccctcccaacaacttttacttctgaaaagcgctcattagcatggcatacctttgctaagcaccacactacctccaacaaagcacaatcactgcctgcatgacactccactgacacttctcctgggttacatgctgcccaaccgccccccctccccccccacagcgcacaccaaagtgtccctgggcagccttcagctgccctcatgccacaccacgctcatgtctatttagaattgcgtctgccatgaggaggaaccgcaggcacacactgcagaggttggcacggctaggcagcgaccctctttaaaagtggcggagcgatagcccacaatgctgtacagaagcaatgagaaatagaatcctgtgccaccgccatcaggagctgcacacgtgggcatagcaatggggaacctatgtgccacacactattcattctgtcaaggtgtctgcatgccccagtcagaccgggctttttaattcatagacacaggcaggtacaactccctattgtgaagtccctgtcgacccacagcatgggtggctccctggaacccaccggcggtacacagaaatatcccattgcattgcccaacacagctgaggtagtaatgtcgtgcttaatgcaggtgggcttcggcccacactgcatgccccagtctgactggggttctttataagtgtacagatgtagtaaaaagtccgtgtgcacctacagcatgggtgggtgccaggaagccaccggcggtacatagaaatatcccattgcattgcccaacacagctgaggtagtaatgttgtgcttaaccctttccaatccaatttgtatatggttttcctagggggcttactctttttctgctgttatacaacggcgctatatgctggctaaagccagtactgcatgagctgacacgtaggataggctccgacagcagagaggctggcaatatacagtaagagaaccccgacggacgtctaccaacaacggagctgtacagccttaaaccctaatgtcttcaaaggtcacacagtggactggaaagggttaatgcaggtgggtttcggcccacactgcatgccccagtctgactggggttctttacaagtggacacatgtaggttaaactccctgtggacccactgcctgggtgggtgccaggaagccaccggcgttacatagaaatatcccattgcattgcccaacacagctgaggtagtaatgtcgtgcgtaatacaggtgggcttcggcccacactgcatgccccagtcagacgggttctttagaagtgtacagatgtattaaaaactcagtgtgcacctacagcatgggtggctccctggaacccaccggcgttacataaaaatatcccattgcattgcccaacacagctgaggtaacgtcagctgtaatgcaggtgggctaaaaattaatttgattacactgtaggcgagggcccacaaaaattgctgtatcaacagtactaatgtacatcccaaaaattggccatggccagccaagagggcaggtgaaacccattaatcgctttggttaatgtggcttaagtggtaactaggcctggaggcagcccagtgtaacgaaaaattggttcaagttaaagttccaatgcttttaagcgcattgaaacttataaaaattgttctgaaaaattatttgagtgagccttgtggccctaagaaaaattgcccgttcagcgtgattacgtgaggtttcaggaggaggagcaggaggaggaggaggaggaatattagacacagattgatgaagcagaaatgtccccgttttggatggtgagagagaacgtagcttccatccgcgggtgcagcctacgtattgcttacgtatcgctgctgtccgctggtggagaacagaagtctggggaaatccaggctttgttcatcttgatgagtgttagcctgtcggcactgtcggttgacaagcggctacgcttatctgtgatgattcccccagccgcactaaacaccctctccgacaagacgctagccgcaggacaagcaagcacctccagggcatacagcgctagttcaggccacatgtccagcttcgacacccagtagttgtagggggcagaggcgtcaccaaggatggtcgtgcgatccgctacgtactccctcaccatccttttacagtgctcccgccgactcagccgtgactggggagcggtgacacagtcttggtggggagccataaagctggccaggcccttaaagactgttgcactgcctgggatgtacatgctgctcgatctacgcacatcccctgctaccttgccctcggtactgcgccttctgccactagcgctgtcggctgggaattttaccatcagcttgtccgcaagggtcctgtggtatagcaacactctcgaacccctttcctcttcgggaatcagagtgggcaggttctccttataccgtggatcgagcagtgtgtacacccagtaatccgtcgtggccagaatgcgtgcaacgcgagggtcacgagaaaggcatcctaacatgaagtcagccatgtgtgccagggtaccagtacgcaacacatggctgtcctcattaggaagatcactttcaggatcctcctcctcctcctcctcctcctcaggccatacacgctgaaaggatgacaggcaatcagccggtgtaccgtcagcagcggcccaagctgtctcttccccctcctcctcatcctcctcatgctcctcctcctcctcctgtacgcgctgagaaatagacaggagggtgccctgactatccagcggcatactgtcttcccccgcccccgtttacgagcgcaaagcagctgcctttatggtttgcagggaatttctcaagatgcatagcagaggaatggtgacgctaatgattgtagcatcgtcgctcaccacctgggtagactcctcaaaattaccaaggacatggcagatgtctgccaaccaggcccactcttctgaaaggaattgaggaggctgactcccactgcgccgcccatgttggagttggtattcgactatagctctacgttgttcatagagcctggccaacatgtggagcgtagagttccaccgtgtgggcacgtcgcacagcagtcggtgcactggcagcttaaagtgatgttgcagggtgcgcagggtggcagcgtccgtgtgggacttgcggaaatgtgcgcagagccggcgcgcctttacgagcaggtctgacaagcgtgggtagcttttcagaaagcgctgaaccaccaaattaaagacgtgggccaggcatggcacgtgcgtgaggctgccgagctgcagagccgccaccaggttacggccgttgtcacacacgaccatgcccggttggaggctcagcggcgcaagccagcggtcggtctgctgtgtcagaccctgcagcagttcgtgggccgtgtgcctcttatcgcctaagctgagtagtttcagcacggcctgctgacgcttgcccaccgctgtgctgccacaccgcgcgacaccgactgctggcgacatgctgctgctaacacatcttgattgtgagacagagtgtcaggacagtgtccgggatatgggggtccctgagatatcccgcaacccctgtccctgcctacttgcccccctgggctaccccccagggcgacaactgggcgacggtccctaccctcactagggaagcgggacacgggagacagacactgagacaagcaacggtagaatggtcagacaatccgggtaggcaacaagagggtacgcagtacggaggggtcaggcaaaaacgtggtcaagtccaaaagcaggtgtcagaaaagccgaggtcacaagagcagtcaggataaacgcgggtg
The nucleotide sequence above comes from Eleutherodactylus coqui strain aEleCoq1 chromosome 2, aEleCoq1.hap1, whole genome shotgun sequence. Encoded proteins:
- the LOC136611543 gene encoding E3 ubiquitin-protein ligase RNF14-like isoform X1; translation: MSTEDQEDELLALTSIYAEDEFKRTDAAAGGEFQLCLELPSDFVVSIKSNSATNSSADNFENTVSFLPPIVLNFELPPGYPSTTPPNFTLSCKWLTPTQLSLLCQRLDDLWEENSGCVVIFPWIQFLKEETLDYLNIKSPYEIDVSSNGLQSWMQTTEKTCEDGVLLEKAPYDKRAIQDVQSVPALVRCILDFNEAQQKKVFDNKPFLCNICFMEKLGSECTHFKACEHVYCNYCLKDYFVVQIKDGQVHALNCPEPKCPSVAIPAQVKDLVGEQLFSRYDRLLLQSSLDLMADIVYCPRLTCQTPVMQEPGGTMGICSVCQYAFCILCKMTFHGISPCKEPEEKPVELNEGDESDDEDWKRVMEKAFDKKKNIEWIEENAKPCPSCKVPIQKDEGCNKMTCSRCKQYFCWVCLKILPTANPYRHFEDPLECLKELKPPEEEEY
- the LOC136611543 gene encoding E3 ubiquitin-protein ligase RNF14-like isoform X2, whose amino-acid sequence is MSTEDQEDELLALTSIYAEDEFKRTDAAAGGEFQLCLELPSDFVVSIKSNSATNSSADNFENTVSFLPPIVLNFELPPGYPSTTPPNFTLSCKWLTPTQLSLLCQRLDDLWEENSGCVVIFPWIQFLKEETLDYLNIKSPYEIDVSSNGLQSWMQTTEKTCEDGVLLEKAPYDKRAIQDVQSVPALVRCILDFNEAQQKKVFDNKPFLCNICFMEKLGSECTHFKACEHVYCNYCLKDYFVVQIKDGQVHALNCPEPKCPSVAIPAQVKDLVGEQLFSRYDRLLLQSSLDLMADIVYCPRLTCQTPVMQEPGGTMGICSVCQYAFCILCKMTFHGISPCKEPEEKPVELNEGDESDDEDWKRVMEKAFDKKKNIEWIEENAKPCPSCKVPIQIETS